taaagatcatgctgcgtttggagtgtccaccatccgaaacatgtcgatatgacgtcactgtgtctccccatacatgtatgtcggtcaaatacaacaatgatagataatactattcttattgcaaatatcgacttgtccgacaaatgtagtgaggcaaatagtcagttcgacaagaaaattagaaaaaaatattacaattggaagaagtttattctttttgtcaatttctgacttaaatattcacgtgcattatttaagtatattaaattggcatactacttaccaattttaattactattttagaaaaagtagcctgactaagacgtattgttgatagtttatattatgttaaggaataatatcccacatctattaatggactatatatcaatcaaaaggtctttttaagtgcaacattttgtctcaacataccacttatcaattcttagtattttagaagatatagcccaaataaggcgtattatcgataggttttactatgttagggaataatgtcccacctctaggtatgaaccatatgtcaatcgaaagatctttttaagcgctatattccgtcttaacatactaCTAATAtactcacttgaagttatgagccatatttcaatcaaaagatctttttaagcgcaaggttgtattagcataactccgacaaattgttagtattttaaaagctagagcttttctaagaatatattatcggtaggttctgtcaagctaatccattacttctttagtaacaaattatatattatttgaaaaacctttctaaatgaaacatttcgtgttaacatacttccgacaaattgttagtagtttagaagctagagcttatttaaaattataattattgatagatgttttcaattaaataaatcccatctctagtaatgagttatacatcattcaaaagacgtttttaaatgcaacatttcatatttaaaaaactgcggcgaattgttagtatttcagaagctagaccttatataagattattttatcgataggtgttttcaagttaataaatccctcctgtagtaatgatacatatattattCGAAACGACGTTCtgaatgcaacatttactattaacatacttcacaccaattgtcagtactttataccaaatcttaaaatatatctatattttccggacggtggacactccatatgcagcatgatctttgtcggacaagcttaccacaattttctagttaactttattaaacaaatctcaaaaaatgaaacaggtatgtacgaagagtcgcagtgacgtcataccgacattttcaggatggtggacactccaaacgcagcacgatctttatcggacaagttgaccaccattttctagttaactttgttaaacgaatctcaaaaaatgaaacaggtatgtacgaagagtcatagtgacgtcatatcgacattttcaggatggtggacactccaaacgcagcacgatctttatcggacaagttgaccaccattctctagttaactttattaaacgaatctcaaaagatgaaacgtgtcatatcgacaatttcaggagtcaagcattaaaaaacgcagcggcaccaaaatttgcgcattcgaaaagtttgtcggtctcatcgtaaggaaggcactcacaaagtcttaaatgtatatgtatcaaaaaaaaatttgttcgccggcctggggactagaATGTACCTTTTGTTAATATAATACCCTCGTTTTCATTTCGTGCATTTGACCTAGCGACAACATGCGTATGACTCGTGATAAAATTTTCAGAAACACAAAACCTTGAATTTCCATTCATTTCTTTTCACTGGCACTGCTTTAAGCATGTGCCAGATTGTTTGCATTTTTAGCACAACAATAGGTCtacatgacaaatatttttgcagGTAGTCTCtgctttttcaaaaataattccaTTTTGGATGGTTACGATGGAGTGGGTACCTCGTAATGTTGCTGAATTTATAATTACTGCCCAAGAAATGAAGCTACATAAATTACTTAGCATCCATAACCAACTAGATAGACGGTcctcgttacggtaaagttcATACGCATGTTATCACAGATCAAGTGATGCATTGTTATTCAGCCGCGTGGTGCGGGGCAAGGGCTgcggggcggcgcggggcggcggTGAGCGAGGCGGCGTGCGGGTAGTGCATACCTTACCGACCTGGAAGTCGAACTTGCGCCACCGCTGCTCCGACTTGAAGCGGAACATGGTGGCGAGCACGGTGCACAGGGAACCGCCTGGCTTCATGTCCATGAATGCTTTCATCTGGAAAGAAATGAACACATATTTTAATCAGTAACAAATGTGATTAAATTAGTTGTAGTTTCAAATTATTCTCAATGTGTATTTTCTAAACATCTTCTGCCAGCCGTTTTGCCCGCCTCCTCAGGGAATTTCTTCGTGAAAAAATCACAGACTGATGCTATATAGTATATCATTAATAAATTTGAGAATAAGATTATTTCAAATAATGTGACCATTAATCTACAAAAGTAACAATAGAACTCTATACAAGTTCATGGCCATATGAAcaattaaaatgtttcaaatatttcattgtATTGTACGCCATATTTGGTAACAAGCGGTAATTTTAAGACAATGGGTCATTTGGCAATGCAAAATTATAATACAGTTATATATAGTAGATCCATATATCTCTGAGATATAGTATATTGTTAGCACATTAAAAACTCTATAAAGATAAGTATCGTTAATAACTTCCGTTCATCTGGCTAGCTTAATTTTTCCTTATCGTGATTGAATAAATTTATATGAACCTGGAAtatatagttaattaaaatttaattgatTACTTAGTTTAGTTATATTGTTATTGTCAATAATGGACACACAATGCAGCCAAATGGTTGAAACAGCTGACAACACCAATCAAGCATTAATCTAGTTTTAGAATGGCGTGGTTAAGTTCTAGGGCTACCTGTTTGATTGAACGGCTATTTGCGACAAATACCCATGAAATATAGTTGAAATATTTAACAGCTATATCTCTTTGGTAACATTGGAAAGTATCACTAACTGCAATGACAAAGGGAAACTCGCTAAACTTGCGTCAGAAGGGCAAGACAATTGTAAAGTCGGAAGTAACATCGATTAGATGTGACAGTCGCGTGAACAGGATATGTAGCATATCAGCTGTAAACATTAACCGTGGTAAGGTTACAGGAACCATTACTGCTAATTGTGCATACCTAATATTTCCCATACTATAATTAGCGTCATACTAATACTTTCCTAAGATTAAGAGCGTTTATTTTAACTCTAGCCAGAAGGTTACAAAGTTTTTACCATTTCTAAGTCAACCTAAAAAAAGCTAGTCACAAAATTGTCACAGGTTTTTGGAAAGAAGTAAAAACAGTGCTAAATACATTTCCTAAGATGTCACATAATGGTTTAAGACCTCGTTTAAGGTCGCACTTCCGCGGAATGGTATCTTTTGAGCCGTGACTTCGTATCGGAGAGCGCGACCTTCCTAACTAATTAACAACAATGCGAATTTGTGTAGACGTACGATAATTTCAATGTGGATGCTGTAGATGACGtagaaattacattaaaatgcggataaaaataaataaagtttgtatGGATGTGAAACTGCTGCAGCAATACCAAAAATTATtcattaacagccagtttcttcatcaaaagttaaagccaaagtaaaagtcaaagtaatgtctaaagtaaaagtaacggtcaaattcaatttttctattagttttgctgtcactttagccttgaaaaaacgaatttgaccgttacttttactttagacattactttaacttttgatgaagaaactggccgtaagaaagttaaaatatttcctGGGTTCCTAAACCAGGCAAGATGTAGGGCAAACAGCTAATTCaataaagttatataaaataaCAGAGAACAAATTCagcattcaaattaatttatttcctaAGGAAAATTCATTCCAATTAACCAAGCAATCGtcctatgtattttattgatCCTTTTACACATGTTTATAGTGTTATCCgtacaaaacataatttaaaaaaaaaccttattaatgtaatgtattaaaaaaaaatcaccttaACCTCTGATAATCGTGATTATCAGAGGTTCTATTACTTGTAGCTTAACATTCACCTGTTCAAGAACGCCACAGACCGGTTACCTTAGCCAGCATTGGGAGATTGTATCGAGACGGCGAATACGCAGAACGTTTGCCAGTGTTACACAGTATTGAAGATACAATGATCGTGTCAGTCaggaaattcgtattaagtttatttttagtgaACTGTTTAGCTTATAGAGCCCCGGCACCGCTTATTAAAACTGTGAGTAATTTTGGATTTATTTGTAGAAAAGGGAAATAAGTTTTTTGGGACGTATATAAATAATTACCATAATCTCATTGGTTGGTAGAAAAACAaagccttatttttttttaaagatttgtcTTTTCATgtttgtaaaaattaaaatagcataattttttatttggaataaaaataaattaaatgcctAATAGCTTATTTAAAGAATATAAAACAACAGCATAGagctgtgttttgttttctccactattaaattttaattgaagaTGTTAGTACGTTGTAAACTATGAAGGTGAACTTTTGAAACCAAAAAAGGACCAACTGATGAATCCGTTTTATTATTAATGCTAATGTGAATTGGGTTTATGTGTTATGATTATACAGCTAAGcccaaaaaaactaaattattgtcTCTTAAGCTTTTTTTAGGATACATGAAATCATTCCCTCTGGATTCTGACTGTTGGAGCAGAAAACTAGCGAACTCCATAGTATATTGAAgagttataaaacaaaaatatttctttaacacCCTACGTTTATAATCGAGATTCAGATGCATCTTAAAAAGGCCTGTTTCATTACATCTATAGTAATTATCTGCCAgactttaataataattgaaattaacTGTCAAATATGACTGTCCAGAggtaacataaaaatacaatacaatatgcAAATTTCtgtaaagttgctgtttttttgGCAAGTTAAGTATTTACGCCTCCTAAACTATCTAGGCATATATTAGATCTTCCTCATCTAATTCTTAATTAGTAATATCTAAGATATGCTATTCATTTTGTTAATCTGATTTTCCTCGCCGCGGTCAGTTCATATTAGCTAAAAATGTGGCGTAAACataatttaactttattatacctactctATGATCATACTGAGCaattcaatgaaaaataatcGTAGCCCATTGTAACACGTTGTATTAACTTTCACGTTAATAATAAACGTATTATAAGTAAGCCAAGAGCTAAACCTAGcctaaaaaacaaatattttgttgcacCAGGTGCAGAGAGGCGGCACGCACTTCGAGGGCCCCCATTGGTCAACAGCTGAGAATGCACTATATTGGGTCGACATCCATGACCAAAAGGTGTATAGATTCGATGCAGAGACGGCTAATATCACCTCTAAATCAATAGGTAATTTAGATAGCTAGATTATTTTTGGTGTAAGGTAATTTTGATAGATCGATTATTTTTGGTGTAAGGTAACTTTGATAGATCGATTATTTTTTGGTATATAGATTCGATGCAGAGACGGAGAATATTAACTCTAAaacgattatttttaattgtacaacgtaataaaaattcaagtcgtggtggcctagtgggcaaaaaaccaacctctcgagtatgagggcgcgggttcgattccaggtcaggcaagtaccaatgtaacttttctaagttacatacaaacttagaaaagttgcattggtactttctaagtatatcttagacaccaatgactgtgtttcggatggcacgttaaactgtaggtcccggctgtcattgaacatccttggcagtcgttacgggtagtcagaagccagtaagtctgacaccagtctaaccaaggggtatcgggttgcccgggtaactgggttgaggaggtcagataagcagtcgctttttgtaaagcactggtacttagctgaatccggttagactggaagccgaccccaacatagttgggaaaaggctcggaggatgatgtaataaaaattcaaattacacagTACCTATTGTATTTTATCTTAAGCGCTTTCTTGCCAAAGGTTTTGAGCGTATTTTTTAAGTGATTAGGAATAAAGGAAAACTAATTGTGTCATTTAAAACATACATAGTACATTAGGAACAGACATTACGATGATTATTTTTACTTAGCAATAAGACATTAAGGCTAATTCATATCTGATGACACCATATCAAAATTTATCGTTTATTCCGTTGCAGGTTACGGGCCAGTGTCATTAGTGGTAACAGTGAAGGACTATCCAAAGCTGGTACTAATAGGAGTGAGGACAGAATTATATTTCTTACCCTGGGACGCGCCTGAAGGCGACAGTTCCCTCAGATTGTTGAGTGCCGTGGATTTAGGCTTGCCGGACAACAGGTGCAATGATGGCAAAGTTGACGCGAAAGGAAGACTTTGGTTTGGTATGCagtgttttaaagttattttttcagGTGCTTCCTTTACTAGAGGCATGGCATCTGGGTCTTTATATCTAATCGTAGTGTCGAAAATGAGTATTCATTATGAGAAACGATATGTAAGCGTGAATTGAATACAGAACATACACGTCAATGCGTATTGGAATTTAGCAAACCAAAAGTGTCTTTCAATTTTCTCATTGTTTCGCCAATAAATCAAACATTTACTTCAAAATGGTAGCATAATTTTTCTTATAGAAAAACCAATTTTAAATTCAGGTACAATGGGCAAAGAAGTGAACAATAACGTCGACAAAGATCAGGCAACTCTTTACATGATGGATGAGCACAATTACTTGGACCCCATGGAGAAGGTCCGGCCGGTGTCCATCTCCAACGGGATCGCGTGGACAGCCGACAACAAGTTCATGTTTTACATAGACACGCCGACTAGAAATATAGACGTTTTCGACTTTGATCTCGAAGAAGGATGCATTCGTAAGTCCTAATGACCTTCTTtgtatatgtattattatttatttcatatcttATTAATGTGGTTtgtatactatatttttttgctaagtATAATTATTACTCAGAATATTGTTGGAGAACATAGTATTATACACAGCATATACAAATTAGACAATCATTGTCTGTAAAAAGTAATACAGACCAACCAAAAAAATCAATATATATTACAAACAGCAtagtaaaactattttttttttcaggcaaCAGGCGGACACTATTTAGCTTCCAAGCCAACAATGTAACTGGATCACCTGATGGAATGACCATTGATTCTGATGGCAATCTGTGGGTGGCTTGCTTTGATGGATGGAAGGTAATCACTCATGAACtcatatcatcatctgcctagccttttcttaatATGTTGGGTGTTTTacgtggagcgactgcctgtctgacctccttaacccaatTACCCAGACAACCCCATACCCATTGGTTTTCAGACTTCTGGGCTTCTTATAACAAGtgccaaagattttcaaatgacagcctgGAGCCACCAATTTAATGGACCTACCTTTGCATGGACTCATTATGAAATAGATGGTCATCCATCGAAGGACAGAACACTCCAAATGTTGCTTAATCTTATGAATGACCATCATGTGTAGTTATTTAGCCACAAGATTGTCTGCCGCGTTTATATACCAACGCTTGTTAAAggttgaaaagttttatttctaaattacTACACTCTATTCTACTctggatttaaaaaaaagtctatATTTCCAGGTTATCAAGATTGATTCACGAGCTGGCAAGCTATTGGAACAGCATAGGTTACCAGCGGCTAAAGTAACATCAGTCATGTGGGGTGGGCATGACCTATCTACGTTGTTTGTAACCACCAGCAAGGTCGGCCTCTCTCAAGCTGAACTGAACACACAGCCTGATGCGGGCTCGCTATTCGCTATAGAAGGAACTGGCTCAAAAGGATTGCCCGAAAACCAGTTTATTTTTGCTAATGCTGCAGATTATTAGATATACTGCTTATACTTattgatatattattatgttatttaaaataaattggtttgATACCCTTTCTTTGtgttgtttgttatttatttaatttattgaaatgttgTAAATACAGTTTGGACAGAAATATTATCACTTTTAGAATAATTATGTGTCCTCAATGTAAGTGTTTTAAGAAATGTGACACAAACAACTTTTGTAAACTGCCTCACATTTTTAGCATTAATCCTGATaggaaaattgtatgtatgatTAAAGTGACAAAATGCATAACGTCTATCTATGGTCAAAATGGAACctacaacattaattaaatgataAGTTTCTTCTCTTATACCCATGTATTTGGCTAGTTGAATaaactataggtaggtatttaaagtcttttatattatattatattactaagcacatcttcatcttcatcagtcttttatattataagcaCAAGGCttagtaatataatataaatattcaaGATTATGCTGAAACCTAACCTGAACATATTATAACCATAAACAATCCAAACAAAACTTACCGGAAGCCTCAAAAAAGGTGGATCTGAAGAGTTCTTCCCTAATTTGTTTTCTTGATACTGAATGAGCTGTATAACCAGTTGAGCCAAGCCCTCTTTTGTAGGGGGATCTGTCTGCACATGCTGAAAGATAAACATATAGCTGTCAACACTCAATATAAGAATCTTAGTAATAAATACCTCGAAATGTCGGTCTCGAAAAGCCCTAGTTCAACTGAAGTAATATTCTTAAACTACTATCTCAAATAACAAGTTGAATACTGTTTACAGTACGAAATTAGCTTTGGGATGCTTGGTGCATCTTGTTCGTCGTTAAGACTGAAATCATCGTGACTACATAAGCATTATTAAAACACTTAAAATTGAGGTCTTACCTAAATCTATAGAGATAATATACTACTATTTAACTAATTCAACtaatattttacttactttCTTGCAATTCTTTTGAAGCCAAACGCGAATTTGATCAAATTGTGCTAGTGATTCCGGTGACTGAAAAAACTCGATATTAGGCCCTCCATCCTTCTTTGGGCCTATGGTCGCCATCCTGGATGAGTATGTGTATTATTTGTCACAAAA
The window above is part of the Helicoverpa zea isolate HzStark_Cry1AcR chromosome 21, ilHelZeax1.1, whole genome shotgun sequence genome. Proteins encoded here:
- the LOC124640628 gene encoding regucalcin-like, producing MIVSVRKFVLSLFLVNCLAYRAPAPLIKTVQRGGTHFEGPHWSTAENALYWVDIHDQKVYRFDAETANITSKSIGYGPVSLVVTVKDYPKLVLIGVRTELYFLPWDAPEGDSSLRLLSAVDLGLPDNRCNDGKVDAKGRLWFGTMGKEVNNNVDKDQATLYMMDEHNYLDPMEKVRPVSISNGIAWTADNKFMFYIDTPTRNIDVFDFDLEEGCIRNRRTLFSFQANNVTGSPDGMTIDSDGNLWVACFDGWKVIKIDSRAGKLLEQHRLPAAKVTSVMWGGHDLSTLFVTTSKVGLSQAELNTQPDAGSLFAIEGTGSKGLPENQFIFANAADY